A DNA window from Haloferax volcanii DS2 contains the following coding sequences:
- a CDS encoding ABC transporter permease: MVSFAAGLLNATVQAATVLLLAGLGELISERAGVLNLGVEGMMLVGALGGFVVTAVTGNYWLGFGVGIACGMALAAVHAFLCISLKSNQVISGVMLTLLGTGLTTFFGSGWVQESITGFPQMTFPIVGRYLVHLPLVGEAFFRSTATDYLALLAVPVVWFFLYRSNLGLEIIAVGEDPEMADTMGVPVFKFRYLAVIIGGGFAGAAGAHLSLAFSQLWVPGMTVGRGWIAVALVVFAQWRPSRMLVGAYLFGLLDALQLRSQSLSLALDPNAPLAGVLNPLVNTLMNPQIMSTYPYLTTIAVLSYAVIRTESVRLAVPSALLQSYNREMD; the protein is encoded by the coding sequence GTGGTGAGCTTCGCCGCCGGCCTCCTGAACGCGACGGTGCAGGCCGCGACGGTGCTGTTGTTGGCCGGGCTCGGAGAGCTCATCAGCGAGCGCGCGGGCGTCCTCAACCTCGGCGTCGAGGGGATGATGCTCGTCGGCGCGCTCGGCGGGTTCGTCGTCACCGCCGTTACGGGGAACTACTGGCTCGGCTTCGGTGTCGGCATCGCCTGCGGGATGGCGCTCGCGGCCGTCCACGCGTTCCTCTGTATCTCCCTGAAGTCGAACCAGGTCATAAGCGGCGTCATGCTGACGCTGTTGGGGACCGGCCTGACGACGTTCTTCGGGTCCGGGTGGGTCCAAGAGTCCATCACCGGCTTCCCCCAGATGACTTTCCCGATAGTCGGCCGCTACCTCGTCCACCTTCCACTCGTCGGTGAGGCGTTCTTCCGCAGTACCGCAACCGACTACCTCGCGCTCCTCGCGGTGCCGGTCGTCTGGTTTTTCCTGTATCGGTCGAACCTCGGTCTCGAAATCATCGCTGTCGGCGAAGACCCCGAGATGGCCGACACGATGGGTGTGCCGGTGTTCAAATTTCGCTATCTCGCGGTCATCATCGGCGGCGGCTTCGCCGGGGCCGCCGGCGCGCACCTCTCGCTGGCGTTCTCCCAACTGTGGGTTCCCGGCATGACCGTGGGCCGCGGCTGGATTGCGGTCGCACTCGTCGTCTTCGCCCAGTGGCGGCCCAGCAGGATGCTCGTCGGCGCGTACCTCTTCGGCCTGCTCGACGCGCTTCAACTCCGGTCGCAGTCGCTCTCGCTGGCCCTCGACCCGAACGCCCCCCTTGCCGGCGTCCTCAACCCGCTCGTCAACACGCTCATGAACCCGCAGATTATGTCTACGTACCCCTACCTGACGACGATTGCCGTCCTCTCGTACGCGGTCATCCGGACCGAGAGCGTCCGACTCGCGGTCCCCTCCGCGCTGTTGCAGTCGTACAACCGCGAGATGGACTGA
- the tsgB13 gene encoding glucose ABC transporter permease TsgB13: MNVELQLDPRRTVPAWLAYGTPVLTVLAALAVGGVALVALNVDPVDAYGVMFVETLTSQFGLTEVLVRAVPLILAGLAVYLPLKAGLFNIGAEGQLLLGALAGTWVAVNVSLPAVALLPLMFLAACVAGAFWAGIPAWLRAKWDVNEIITSLLLTFVAQELQSYLLRGPMQGGTGNFPQSARFSDAATLPPLAGLVPGGESIPLFADVHAGLLVAVAAVVATYVVMTKTRLGFEVTFVGSNDEAARQAGMSRHTVYLFVFLLGGAFAALGGIAEIAGSQGRFRAAFAPGYGFTAIPIALLGRNSAVKVTLAGLFFAVLFVGGSSVEVAFGVPAALVEIIQALVILFLITSEFFKRYRVGIAFDRRGNDAPADATGGDARW, translated from the coding sequence ATGAACGTCGAACTGCAACTCGACCCCCGTCGAACCGTCCCCGCGTGGCTAGCCTACGGGACGCCGGTACTGACGGTCCTCGCGGCCTTAGCCGTCGGCGGCGTCGCGCTCGTCGCGCTGAACGTCGACCCGGTGGACGCCTACGGCGTGATGTTCGTCGAGACGCTCACCAGCCAGTTCGGCCTCACGGAGGTCCTCGTCAGGGCGGTCCCCCTGATTCTGGCGGGCCTCGCGGTGTATCTCCCGCTGAAGGCGGGGCTGTTCAACATCGGTGCCGAGGGACAGCTCCTCCTCGGCGCGCTCGCCGGCACGTGGGTCGCCGTAAACGTCTCGCTTCCCGCCGTGGCGTTGCTCCCGCTGATGTTTCTCGCCGCCTGCGTCGCCGGCGCGTTCTGGGCGGGCATCCCCGCGTGGCTCCGCGCGAAGTGGGACGTCAACGAGATTATCACCTCGCTTCTGTTGACGTTCGTCGCACAGGAACTCCAGAGCTACCTGCTCCGCGGTCCCATGCAGGGCGGCACCGGGAACTTCCCGCAGTCGGCTCGCTTTTCGGACGCCGCGACCCTCCCGCCGCTCGCCGGACTCGTGCCCGGCGGCGAGTCGATACCGCTCTTCGCGGACGTTCACGCCGGCCTGTTGGTCGCCGTCGCAGCGGTCGTCGCCACGTACGTCGTCATGACCAAGACGCGCCTCGGCTTCGAGGTCACGTTCGTCGGCTCGAACGACGAGGCCGCCCGGCAGGCGGGGATGAGCCGGCACACGGTGTACCTGTTCGTCTTCCTCCTCGGCGGCGCGTTCGCGGCGCTCGGCGGCATCGCTGAAATCGCCGGCTCGCAGGGGCGGTTCCGCGCCGCCTTCGCCCCCGGCTACGGGTTCACCGCGATTCCCATCGCCCTCCTGGGCCGCAACAGCGCGGTCAAGGTCACGCTCGCCGGGCTGTTTTTCGCCGTCCTGTTCGTCGGCGGGTCGAGCGTCGAGGTCGCCTTCGGCGTCCCCGCGGCGTTGGTCGAAATCATTCAGGCGCTCGTCATCCTCTTTCTCATCACCTCGGAGTTCTTCAAGCGCTACCGAGTCGGCATCGCGTTCGACCGGCGGGGGAACGACGCGCCGGCCGACGCCACAGGCGGTGATGCGCGGTGGTGA
- a CDS encoding ABC transporter ATP-binding protein: MENIVKAFPGVVANDHIDLTVERGEIHGLLGENGAGKSTLMKILYGLYSQDDGEISLSGTRLRLDSPQDAIDAGIGMVHQHFMLIPRLTVAENVVLGEREPATPFRPDADAGGWLPDAVRSNSLVQSLAGRFSLGLDVPERRIQELADRYGFDIDVSAKVWELGVGQQQRVEILKALYRDVDLLILDEPTAVLTPTEADLLFDSLERLTDEGVSIIFITHKLEEVEAVVDRVTVLRDGENVGTVSTSDVSRADLAEMMVGREVLFTVDRERVAPGEPVLRARNVSATDDRGIEALSNVDLTVRRGEVVGIAGVSGNGQKELAEVIAGLRTVSAGELTVDGRDLTNASPRTFIDNGVSFVPEDRNRYGSAGDLSVMHNAAMKDFREDRFGSGVTLDYGELRAHAEALVEAFDVRGVHDVTDATAGDLSGGNLQKLILAREISRDPDLLVANQPTRGVDVGAIESIREAILDQRTEGTGVVLLSEDLDEIIDLSDRILVVYEGEVVYETTPEDADRERIGLEMTGGGDATATAGAQVRGLGGSS, translated from the coding sequence ATGGAGAACATCGTGAAAGCGTTTCCGGGCGTCGTGGCCAACGACCACATTGACCTCACCGTCGAGCGCGGTGAAATCCACGGGTTGCTCGGCGAGAACGGCGCTGGAAAGAGCACGCTCATGAAGATTCTGTACGGTCTCTACTCGCAGGACGACGGCGAAATCTCCCTCTCCGGAACGCGGCTTCGGCTGGACTCCCCGCAGGACGCTATCGACGCGGGAATCGGGATGGTCCACCAGCACTTCATGTTGATTCCCCGTCTAACCGTCGCGGAGAACGTCGTCCTCGGCGAGCGCGAGCCGGCGACGCCGTTTCGCCCGGACGCGGACGCGGGCGGATGGCTCCCGGACGCCGTCCGCTCCAATTCGCTCGTCCAGTCGCTCGCCGGGCGGTTTTCGCTCGGCCTCGACGTTCCGGAGCGGCGCATCCAAGAACTGGCCGACCGGTACGGCTTCGACATCGACGTGAGCGCGAAAGTCTGGGAGCTGGGCGTCGGCCAGCAACAGCGCGTCGAGATTCTCAAGGCGCTGTACCGCGATGTCGACCTGCTCATCCTCGACGAGCCGACGGCCGTGTTGACGCCGACCGAGGCCGACCTCCTTTTTGACTCGCTCGAACGCCTCACCGACGAGGGCGTGTCGATTATCTTCATCACGCACAAGCTCGAGGAGGTCGAAGCGGTCGTCGACCGCGTGACCGTCCTCCGCGACGGCGAGAACGTCGGCACCGTCTCCACGTCAGACGTTTCTCGAGCCGACCTCGCGGAGATGATGGTCGGCCGCGAAGTGCTGTTCACGGTCGACAGAGAACGCGTCGCCCCCGGCGAGCCAGTCCTCCGGGCGCGGAACGTCTCCGCCACGGACGACCGCGGCATCGAGGCGCTGTCGAACGTCGACCTCACGGTTCGCCGCGGTGAGGTTGTCGGCATCGCCGGCGTCAGCGGTAACGGGCAGAAGGAACTCGCGGAAGTCATCGCCGGACTCCGCACTGTCTCCGCGGGCGAACTGACTGTCGACGGGAGGGACCTCACGAACGCCTCGCCCCGGACGTTTATCGACAACGGCGTCTCGTTCGTCCCCGAAGATAGAAACCGCTACGGCTCCGCGGGGGACCTTTCTGTGATGCACAACGCGGCGATGAAGGATTTCCGCGAGGACCGCTTCGGGAGCGGGGTGACGCTGGACTACGGCGAACTCCGGGCGCACGCCGAGGCGCTCGTCGAGGCGTTCGACGTTCGCGGCGTCCACGACGTGACCGACGCGACGGCCGGCGACCTCTCGGGCGGTAACTTACAGAAGCTCATTCTCGCCCGAGAAATCTCCCGTGACCCCGACCTCCTCGTCGCGAACCAGCCCACCCGCGGCGTCGACGTCGGCGCGATAGAGTCCATCCGCGAGGCGATTCTCGACCAGCGGACCGAGGGGACCGGCGTGGTGCTGCTCTCGGAGGACCTCGACGAGATTATCGACCTGAGCGACCGCATCCTCGTCGTCTACGAGGGCGAGGTCGTCTACGAGACGACGCCCGAGGACGCCGACCGCGAGCGAATCGGGCTCGAAATGACCGGCGGCGGGGACGCCACCGCGACCGCGGGCGCTCAAGTCCGAGGACTCGGTGGGAGCTCATGA